One Bacillota bacterium DNA window includes the following coding sequences:
- a CDS encoding alpha/beta hydrolase, which translates to MNNTITGTHIYKTTGICPIYLDAYINPERYSPVIVYIHGGALIWGSRKSINQTQLSLYLEAGFSVVSIDYRLAPETRLPEIVQDIKDALSWVKTDLCSIYGVCTDKLAVIGHSAGGYLALLSGTFDAIKPDAIVSFYGYGDITGKWYSEPSSFYCTMPIVSEEQALSCVGNHAVSEGSKDRFQYYLL; encoded by the coding sequence ATGAATAACACAATAACCGGAACACACATATATAAAACGACAGGAATTTGTCCAATTTATCTGGATGCATATATTAATCCTGAAAGGTACTCTCCTGTGATTGTATACATCCATGGAGGAGCTCTCATCTGGGGAAGCAGGAAAAGTATCAACCAGACCCAATTATCCTTATACCTTGAAGCCGGTTTTTCAGTTGTCAGCATAGACTACCGGCTTGCACCTGAAACAAGACTCCCTGAAATAGTACAGGATATAAAAGATGCACTATCCTGGGTAAAAACAGATCTTTGCTCGATTTATGGTGTATGCACAGACAAGCTTGCTGTAATTGGGCATTCTGCAGGTGGGTACCTTGCTCTGCTGTCAGGCACTTTTGATGCCATTAAACCCGATGCGATAGTCTCGTTTTATGGGTATGGCGACATAACAGGTAAATGGTATTCAGAACCTAGCAGTTTTTACTGCACAATGCCTATCGTAAGCGAAGAACAAGCTTTATCATGTGTTGGCAACCATGCCGTATCGGAAGGTTCAAAAGACCGTTTTCAATATTACCTACTTTAG
- a CDS encoding type II toxin-antitoxin system PemK/MazF family toxin has translation MNYQWNIFWADLNPAKGSEQSGKRPVLVISSEAVNSALPVVTVLSLTSAKPGRQVYPTEVYLPQESTGLSKDSIAMAHQIRSISIQRLGEQCGTVDDKELRDKVKGAIRLYLDL, from the coding sequence GTGAATTACCAGTGGAATATATTTTGGGCCGATTTAAATCCAGCTAAAGGTTCTGAGCAGTCCGGCAAGCGGCCAGTATTAGTCATTTCATCCGAGGCAGTAAACTCTGCACTGCCTGTTGTAACAGTACTTTCTCTTACATCTGCAAAACCCGGAAGACAGGTTTATCCAACAGAAGTGTATTTGCCCCAGGAATCAACAGGACTATCAAAAGACTCGATAGCTATGGCTCATCAAATAAGGTCAATTTCCATTCAGAGACTTGGGGAGCAGTGTGGAACTGTAGATGATAAGGAATTAAGGGATAAGGTAAAAGGAGCGATAAGATTATATCTTGATTTATAG